Genomic DNA from Danio rerio strain Tuebingen ecotype United States chromosome 22, GRCz12tu, whole genome shotgun sequence:
actgtgatcggttctcttttatattttatatatatatatatatatatatatatatatatatatatatatatatatatatatatatatatatatatatatatataYacatatatatatatatatatatatatatatgtatatgtatgtttatttttttattgttaaattgcaaatatttctgcaatgcttcatttttatttgcagttttttttttttttttgcaaatttcattttatttctcaaaaactaatttttgctttgcattttttttatatttgcatttattttaaattttttgctcaatgctttattttttgtttgcaaaactttcttttattttgcatgtatatatggccctagattgactgtACCTGGCcttcaaaaataaagtaaaataaaccaatatatggAAAAAACccttcaaatgttttttaaaacttttttattattctagccaaaataaaacaaataagactttctctggaagaaaaaacattttaggaaatactgttaatatttgtaatatttttcatatgacacatgtacaagttatagctcaaatgaaagctcttgccggtgctcatacggttctagctttctttttactgaattatatttacATATCAAACAGTTCCTGAATGAATCTCGGTGTTTCCATggagcagaagtgaaaacaatacatttatgatcaataagcagccccagatagcacagacagctctcATCTCTTACCTTGTACTGTgcacttcagggccatttctcctctgttgttgaggtgatgtgcataagtaatccttttatatgtctgacgtggtccaaacacagtgaattatgtttgatcaaacaaaagaatagtgaaatatgatatatttgtttatttttttattgttaaattgcaaatatttctgcattgcttaatttttatttgcagttttttttttttttgcaaatttcattttatttctcaaaaactaatttttgctttgcatttttttaatatttgcatttatttgaaattttgggCTCAATACTTTatcttttgtttgcaaaactttcttttattttgcttgtatatatggccctagattgactgtACCTGGCcttcaaaaataaagtaaaataaaccaatatatggAAAAAACCCTTCAAatggtttttacattttttaatttttctagccaaaataaaacaaataggactttctctggaagaaaaaatattttaggaaatactgtgaagaattcctggatctgttaaacatcattaagtTAATGCTTAAAAAAGAAatagagggtgaataattttgacttcaactgcacattTCCATTTGGTGTGACCCCAGCATTATACagtacaaacattcattcattcattttcttgtcggcttagtcccttttttaatctggggtcgtcacagcagaaggaaccaccaacttatcaagcacgtttttacgcagccgatgcccttctagccgcaacccatctctgggaaacatacacacactcacactcatgctcatacacaacggacaatttagcctacccaattcatctataccgcatgtctttggactgtggggggtggcgccttctcgctgtgaggcgacagcactacctactgcaacaCTGCGTCACCCAGTACAAACATACATCTGTGTATTTTCTTGATTTTAAAGAAGAGTTTTCCTCATGTTTTCCAGCTCGTCTTCCCAAGCCTGCCATTAACAGCTACTGTCCACAAAATCCTTCATCGTCAGGATCCTTAGACTCTAAATGTGTCCTGCtgtgttcagtggtgaatgtgagcgctgtgagtctctcctggtacaaaggaaacagtgtattgtccagcatcagtgtgtctgatctcagcatcagtctctctctacctctggaggTGGAATATCAGGATGAAAACACCTACAGCTGTGTGATCGACAACCCCATCAGCAACCAGACCACACATCTGGACATCAGCACACTCTGTCAGCCATGTTCAGGTAGCATCATTACTAAACGTCAATGTAAATAGTACTGCATcagttgatatttatttattatataaaattgttgTTCTCTAGATCATGTCTGCTGCTGTGACTCAGCTGAAGCTGCGATCCAATTGGTCCTTTCTGCTCTGGTGGGCGTGGCTACTGTAGCCGTCTTGGTTTATGATTTCAGATCCAGAAGAGCTGAACAGAAAAGCCGCAGGCCATCATCTAATCTTCAGGAAACAGACATTAATTTATTACAACAGGACTAAACGAAGTATTTTAATCTAAACGATTAATGCTTCAGccgctcagtggttagcactgatgcctcacagcaggaaggttgctggtttgagtcccggctgggccagttggcattactgtgtggagttctcTGAGTGTTGTCGTGCtacggttttccccacagtccaaagatatgcgctacaggtgaattgggtaaactaaattggccgtaatgtgtgagtgtaaatgagagtatatgggggtttcccagtactgggttgcagctggaagggcatccgcggtgtaaaacacgtcagaatagttggcagttcattccactgtggtcaccgctgataaataaggcactaagccaaaagaaaatgaatgaatgagtgtttaATGCTTCTTCCTAAACAATAGATATGACTAAAGTCATGTTCTTCACTtataatattgagtcagtcatctAACACAGCTTGCACGATATGCTGTTCATAACTAATTAAATCATAATACTTTACATCCATGTGTACTTTCATCTATTTTGTGCCTACAAAGCTTTTTGTTTAATGTGGTCTGGCAATGTAGGTAGCGGACCTGTTTCTTGGTCCTGTCTGCATTTAAGTCATGACAGGATGTTGCTTAGGTGTGCTAAATCAACTTCTGAAGAACTTTAGTGGAAAGATATGCACTCATATTTTAGGTCAGgccaaaatgacaattctgttttCATTTACTCTAGGGCCGCACAATATATAACTTCAGcatggatatcgcaatgtgtTCCTTCGCATGGGTGTGCAATATGGAGTTTGTATTATAAATGATCATTTGTATGTGTCTTTGAGCCCTATGAggatttttaaaagcattcaggcatgagaaattgtaccatttgttaATTGATGAATGATTGATGTTTCtgaattatgatgatgatgattaaaagcctttatttgtcacatgcaCTATGACATGTAGTGAAATTGGACCCCCCAATTgtatctttttattgtttttatagatTGCTTATTAGATTTTATAGAGATGCACTTCTATTGCAGAATCATCCCTatcaatctaacattataaattctttccaaatgcaCATATTAAACCATCTGCATTGTTTTCAattcgcaatatatattgcagtataaaaatattgcaatgtctaaTTTTTCCGATGTTGTGCAGCCCTGATTTACTCACCATTCATCTGTTACAAACTTGTTTGGGTTTCTTGCTTCTCTTAAACACACGAAAAAAAGATGtcttgaagaaagctgtaactattgacttccatagtatttgtttttcctactacagTTACTATGGAAGTAGGTTTTCAGCTTTCAGAAtacttctttagtgttcaacaaaagaaagaaactcgagCGCGAGTAAAAAAtagtgaggaaatgttcatttttgagtgaactatccctttaaggtaagggagttaacatttttaattgaatCAAATGAAGTTTTCTAGTACAATTTACACTTACATC
This window encodes:
- the LOC110438292 gene encoding uncharacterized protein codes for the protein MVCRIVLLCLCFWRLAVVFGVEIDETESLSVMEGDSVTLQTGVTKIQEDDLIMWMCGDQCIAKLNISSQVISEMDNRFKDRLILDQTGSLTINSTRTTDSGVYKAQLIGQKVFKKTFIVTIIARLPKPAINSYCPQNPSSSGSLDSKCVLLCSVVNVSAVSLSWYKGNSVLSSISVSDLSISLSLPLEVEYQDENTYSCVIDNPISNQTTHLDISTLCQPCSDHVCCCDSAEAAIQLVLSALVGVATVAVLVYDFRSRRAEQKSRRPSSNLQETDINLLQQD